One Littorina saxatilis isolate snail1 linkage group LG12, US_GU_Lsax_2.0, whole genome shotgun sequence genomic region harbors:
- the LOC138982729 gene encoding cyclin-dependent kinase 5, which produces MQKYEKLEKIGEGTYGTVFKAKNRETHEIVALKRVRLDDDDEGVPSSALREICLLKELKHRNIVRLHDVLHSDRKLTLVFEYCDQDLKKYFDTCNGEIDPDTVKSFLYQLLRGLSFCHTNNVLHRDLKPQNLLINKNGELKLADFGLARAFGIPVRFYSAEVVTLWYRPPDVLFGAKMYSTSIDMWSAGCIFAELANAGRPLFPGNDDDDQLKRIFKLLGTPTEEQWPGMTQLPNYRIFPMYHVSTTWQQVVPKLNSKGRDLLQSLLVCNPADRLSADEALQHPYFADLPSSARQL; this is translated from the exons GTACCTATGGCACTGTGTTCAAAGCCAAGAACCGAGAAACCCATGAGATTGTGGCATTGAAACGAGTTCGTCTGGATGACGATGATGAG GGTGTGCCAAGTTCTGCGTTGAGAGAGATCTGTCTTCTCAAGGAGCTGAAACACAGAAATATTGTGAG ATTGCATGATGTGCTGCATAGTGACCGGAAGCTGACCCTGGTCTTTGAGTACTGCGACCAGGACCTCAAGAAATACTTTGACACATGTAATGGAGAGATTGACCCTGACACAGTCAAG TCTTTCCTATATCAGCTGTTGAGAGGGCTGTCGTTCTGCCACACAAACAACGTCTTACACAGAGATCTCAAGCCCCAGAACCTCCTCATCAATAAA AATGGGGAGTTGaaactggctgactttgggctGGCCAGAGCATTTGGTATTCCTGTCCGCTTCTACTCTGCTGAG GTGGTGACACTGTGGTACAGACCTCCAGATGTTCTCTTTGGGGCAAAGATGTATTCCACATCCATTGACATGTGGTCAGCTGGATGCATTTTTGCTG AGCTGGCCAATGCAGGGCGTCCTCTCTTCCCAggcaatgatgatgacgacCAGCTAAAAAGAATATTCAA ACTGCTGGGCACACCCACAGAAGAACAATGGCCAGGCATGACACAGCTTCCAAACTACAGG aTATTCCCCATGTATCACGTATCCACCACGTGGCAGCAGGTGGTCCCTAAACTCAACAGCAAAGGCCGAGATTTGCTGCAG AGTTTGCTGGTGTGCAACCCTGCAGACAGACTGTCAGCGGACGAAGCATTGCAGCATCCCTACTTTGCTGACCTTCCTTCCAGCGCCAGACAACTCTGA
- the LOC138982732 gene encoding uncharacterized protein, translating to MPTSVECVCCHDVRQIKQKVEGLEEQVGCITAHPGFRTVCLDIYCLETAYYSYKQDYGRLNFDLHEKYRYVAYRQLVRWCWGFLGKSIRVPLPVCAVKTIMDTFPDGGRVGFKLPQLEGIV from the exons ATGCCAacttctgttgagtgtgtgtgttgccacGACGTcagacaaatcaaacagaaggtAGAAGGCCTGGAAGAGCAGGTAGGCTGCATCACAGCACATCCTGGCTTTCGTACCGTGTGCCTGGACATCTACTGCCTGGAGACCGCATACTATTCGTACAAGCAGGACTACGGGCGTCTAAACTTCGATCTGCATGA GAAATACAGATATGTCGCCTACAGACAGCTGGTGCGATGGTGTTGGGGGTTTCTCGGCAAAAGCATCAGGGTGCCTCTACCAGTTTGTGCCGTGAAAACGATCATGGACACTTTCCCAGACGGAGgaagagtggggttcaaactccccCAGCTGGAGGGAATCGTGTGA